One Symphalangus syndactylus isolate Jambi chromosome 20, NHGRI_mSymSyn1-v2.1_pri, whole genome shotgun sequence DNA segment encodes these proteins:
- the CHD3 gene encoding chromodomain-helicase-DNA-binding protein 3 isoform X11, producing the protein MKEADTVILWARSKNDQLRISFPPGLCWGDRMPDKDDIRLLPSALGVKKRKRGPKKQKENKPGKPRKRKKRDSEEEFGSERDDYREKSESGGSEYGTGPGRKRRRKHREKKEKKTKRRKKGEGDGGQKQVEQKSSATLLLTWGLEDVEHVFSEEDYHTLTNYKAFSQFMRPLIAKKNPKIPMSKMMTILGAKWREFSANNPFKGSAAAVAAAAAAAAAAVAEQVSAAVSSATPIAPSGPPALPPPPAADIQPPPIRRAKTKEGKGPGHKRRSKSPRVPDGRKKLRGKKMAPLKIKLGLLGGKRKKGGSYVFQSDEGPEPEAEESDLDSGSVHSASGRPDGPVRTKKLKRGRPGRKKKKVLGCPAVAGEEEVDGYETDHQDYCEVCQQGGEIILCDTCPRAYHLVCLDPELDRAPEGKWSCPHCEKEGVQWEAKEEEEEYEEEGEEEGEKEEEDDHMEYCRVCKDGGELLCCDACISSYHIHCLNPPLPDIPNGEWLCPRCTCPVLKGRVQKILHWRWGEPPVAVPAPQQADGNPDVPPPRPLQGRSEREFFVKWVGLSYWHCSWAKELQLEIFHLVMYRNYQRKNDMDEPPPLDYGSGEDDGKSDKRKVKDPHYAEMEEKYYRFGIKPEWMTVHRIINHSVDKKGNYHYLVKWRDLPYDQSTWEEDEMNIPEYEEHKQSYWRHRELIMGEDPAQPRKYKKKKKELQGDGPPSSPTNDPTVKYETQPRFITATGGTLHMYQLEGLNWLRFSWAQGTDTILADEMGLGKTIQTIVFLYSLYKEGHTKGPFLVSAPLSTIINWEREFQMWAPKFYVVTYTGDKDSRAIIRENEFSFEDNAIKGGKKAFKMKREAQVKFHVLLTSYELITIDQAALGSIRWACLVVDEAHRLKNNQSKFFRVLNGYKIDHKLLLTGTPLQNNLEELFHLLNFLTPERFNNLEGFLEEFADISKEDQIKKLHDLLGPHMLRRLKADVFKNMPAKTELIVRVELSPMQKKYYKYILTRNFEALNSRGGGNQVSLLNIMMDLKKCCNHPYLFPVAAMESPKLPSGAYEGGALIKSSGKLMLLQKMLRKLKEQGHRVLIFSQMTKMLDLLEDFLDYEGYKYERIDGGITGALRQEAIDRFNAPGAQQFCFLLSTRAGGLGINLATADTVIIFDSDWNPHNDIQAFSRAHRIGQANKVMIYRFVTRASVEERITQVAKRKMMLTHLVVRPGLGSKAGSMSKQELDDILKFGTEELFKDENEGENKEEDSSVIHYDNEAIARLLDRNQDATEDTDVQNMNEYLSSFKVAQYVVREEDKIEEIEREIIKQEENVDPDYWEKLLRHHYEQQQEDLARNLGKGKRVRKQVNYNDAAQEDQDNQSEYSVGSEEEDEDFDERPEGRRQSKRQLRNEKDKPLPPLLARVGGNIEVLGFNTRQRKAFLNAVMRWGMPPQDAFTTQWLVRDLRGKTEKEFKAYVSLFMRHLCEPGADGSETFADGVPREGLSRQQVLTRIGVMSLVKKKVQEFEHINGRWSMPELMPDPSADSKRSSRASSPTKTSPTTPEASATNSPCTSKPATPAPSEKGEGIRTPLEKEEAENQEEKPEKNSRIGEKMETEADAPSPALSLGERLEPRKIPLEDEVPGVPGEMEPEPGYRGDREKSEDVKGDRELRPGPRDEPRSNGRREEKTEKPRFMFNIADGGFTELHTLWQNEERAAISSGKLNEIWHRRHDYWLLAGIVLHGYARWQDIQNDAQFAIINEPFKTEANKGNFLEMKNKFLARRFKLLEQALVIEEQLRRAAYLNLSQEPAHPAMALHARFAEAECLAESHQHLSKESLAGNKPANAVLHKVLNQLEELLSDMKADVTRLPATLSRIPPIAARLQMSERSILSRLASKGTEPHPTPAFPPGPYATPPGYGAAFSAAPAGALAAAGANYSQMPAGSFITAATNGPPVLVKKEKEMVGALVSDGLDRKEPRAGEVICIDD; encoded by the exons ATGAAGGAGGCAGACACTGTGATCCTGTGGGCAAGAAGTAAAAATGACCAGCTGAGGATTTCTTTTCCTCCAGGACTGTGTTGGGGTGACAGGATGCCTG ATAAGGATGACATTCGGCTGCTGCCTTCAGCATTGGGTGTGAAGAAGAGAAAACGAGGACCCAAGAAGCAGAAGGAGAACAAGCCAGGAAAACCCCGAAAACGCAAGAAGCGT gacAGTGAGGAGGAATTTGGTTCTGAGCGAGATGACTACCGGGAGAAGTCAGAGAGTGGGGGCAGTGAATATGGAACCGGACCGGGTCGGAAACGAAGAAGGAAGCACcgagaaaaaaaggagaagaagacaaAGCGGCGGAAAAAGGGGGAGGGAGATGGGGGGCAAAAG CAAGTGGAACAGAAGTCATCAGCAACTCTGCTTCTGACCTGGGGCCTGGAGGATGTGGAGCATGTGTTCTCTGAGGAGGATTACCACACACTCACCAACTACAAAGCCTTCAGCCAATTCATGAG GCCCCTAATTGCTAAGAAGAATCCTAAGATCCCAATGTCTAAGATGATGACCATCCTTGGGGCCAAATGGAGAGAGTTCAGCGCCAACAACCCCTTCAAGGGGTCAGCAGCTGCTgtggcggcggcagcggcagcagcagcagcagctgtagCTGAGCAGGTGTCAGCTGCTGTCTCATCGGCCACCCCCATAGCACCCTCCGGACCCCCCGCCCTTCCACCACCCCCTGCTGCTGATATCCAGCCCCCACCCATCCGAAGAGCCAAAACCAAAGAGGGCAAAG GTCCAGGCCATAAGAGGCGGAGTAAGAGCCCCCGAGTGCCTGATGGACGCAAGAAGCTTCGGGGAAAGAAAATGGCACCACTCAAAATAAAACTAGGGCTGCTGGGtggcaagaggaagaaaggaggctCG TATGTTTTTCAGAGCGACGAAGGTCCTGAACCAGAGGCTGAGGAGTCAGACCTGGACAGTGGCAGTGTCCACAGTGCCTCAGGCCGGCCTGATGGCCCTGTCCGCACCAAGAAACTAAAGAGAGGCCGgccaggaaggaagaagaagaagg TCCTGGGCTGTCCTGCAGTGGCCGGGGAGGAGGAGGTTGATGGCTACGAGACGGATCACCAGGATTACTGTGAGGTGTGCCAGCAGGGTGGGGAAATTATTCTGTGTGACACCTGCCCTCGTGCCTACCACCTCGTCTGCCTTGATCCTGAACTTGACCGGGCTCCAGAGGGCAAATGGAGCTGCCCTCACTGT GAGAAGGAGGGGGTCcagtgggaggccaaggaggaagaagaagaatacgaagaggagggagaggaagaaggggagaaggaggaggaggatgatcaCATGGAATACTGCCGCGTATGCAAGGACGGCGGGGAGCTCCTGTGCTGTGACGCGTGCATCTCCTCCTACCACATTCATTGTCTAAACCCTCCCCTGCCTGACATTCCCAATGGTGAATGGCTGTGTCCCCGATGCACA TGCCCCGTGCTGAAGGGTCGAGTGCAGAAGATCCTACATTGGCGGTGGGGGGAGCCACCTGTAGCAGTGCCAGCCCCTCAACAGGCAGATGGAAATCCAGATGTCCCACCCCCCCGTCCTCTTCAAGGCAGATCGGAGCGAGAGTTCTTTGTCAAGTGGGTAGGACTATCCTACTGGCACTGCTCCTGGGCCAAGGAGCTTCAG CTGGAAATCTTCCATTTGGTTATGTATCGAAACTATCAGCGGAAGAATGACATGGATGAGCCCCCACCCCTGGACTATGGCTCCGGCGAGGATGATGGGAAGAGTGACAAGCGTAAAGTGAAAGACCCACACTATGCCGAGATGGAGGAGAAGTACTATCGTTTTGGCATCAAGCCAGAGTGGATGACCGTCCACCGTATCATCAACCACAG TGTGGATAAAAAGGGGAATTACCACTATCTAGTAAAATGGAGGGACTTACCATATGACCAGTCCACGTGggaggaagatgaaatgaatatcCCTGAATATGAAGAACATAAGCAAAGCTACTGGAGACACCG AGAACTAATTATGGGGGAAGACCCTGCCCAGCCCCGCAagtataagaagaagaagaaggagctaCAGGGCGATGGGCCTCCCAGTTCTCCCACTAATGAT CCTACTGTGAAATATGAGACTCAGCCACGGTTTATCACAGCAACTGGAGGCACTCTGCACATGTATCAGCTGGAAGGGCTGAACTGGCTACGCTTCTCCTGGGCCCAGGGCACTGACACCATTCTAGCTGATGAGATGGGGCTGGGCAAGACCATACAAACCATCGTCTTCCTCTACTCACTCTACAAGGAG GGCCACACAAAAGGTCCCTTCCTGGTGAGTGCCCCACTTTCTACCATCATTAACTGGGAGCGGGAGTTCCAGATGTGGGCACCCAAATTCTATGTGGTGACATACACGGGTGACAAGGACAGCCGGGCCATCATTCGTGAGAATGAATTCTCCTTTGAGGACAACGCCATCAAAGGGGGCAAGAAAGCTTTTAAGATGAAG AGGGAGGCACAGGTGAAGTTCCATGTTCTCCTGACATCATATGAGCTGATCACCATTGATCAGGCAGCACTTGGTTCCATCCGCTGGGCCTGTCTTGTGGTAGATGAGGCCCATCGACTCAAGAACAACCAGTCCAAG TTTTTCAGGGTTCTCAATGGTTACAAGATAGATCATAAGTTGCTGCTGACAGGAACCCCATTGCAGAATAATCTGGAGGAGCTCTTCCATCTCCTGAACTTCCTCACCCCAGAGAGATTTAA CAActtggagggcttcctggaggagtttGCTGACATATCCAAAGAGGACCAGATCAAGAAACTGCATGATTTGCTGGGGCCACACATGCTACGGAGACTCAAGGCAGATGTCTTTAAGAACATGCCAGCCAAGACAGAGCTCATCGTTCGGGTGGAGCTAAGCCCCATGCAGAA GAAATACTACAAATACATCCTGACTCGAAATTTTGAGGCCTTGAATTCACGAGGTGGCGGGAACCAGGTGTCGCTGCTTAATATCATGATGGATCTTAAGAAGTGCTGCAACCATCCATACCTTTTTCCCGTGGCTGCTATG GAGTCCCCCAAACTCCCCAGTGGGGCTTATGAGGGTGGGGCACTTATTAAGTCGTCTGGGAAGCTCATGCTGCTCCAGAAGATGCTGCGAAAGCTGAAGGAGCAAGGACACCGAGTGCTTATCTTCTCGCAG ATGACCAAAATGTTAGACTTGCTTGAGGACTTCTTAGACTATGAAGGCTACAAGTATGAGCGCATCGATGGTGGTATCACGGGTGCCCTGAGGCAGGAGGCCATCGATCGGTTTAATG CTCCTGGGGCCCAACAATTCTGCTTCCTCCTGTCCACCCGAGCTGGGGGCCTGGGCATCAATCTGGCCACTGCTGACACTGTCATCATCTTTGATTCGGACTGGAACCCCCATAATGACATCCAG GCCTTTAGCCGGGCGCATCGGATTGGCCAGGCCAACAAAGTGATGATTTACCGGTTTGTGACTCGCGCGTCAGTGGAAGAGCGAATCACACAAGTGGCCAAGAGAAAGATGATGCTGACACACCTGGTGGTGCGGCCTGGGCTGGGCTCCAAGGCAGGCTCCATGTCCAAGCAGGAGCTTGACGACATTCTCAAATTTGGCACTGAAGAGCTGTTCAAGGATGAAAACGAGG GGGAGAACAAGGAGGAGGACAGCAGTGTGATTCATTATGACAATGAGGCCATCGCTCGGCTGTTGGACCGGAACCAGGATGCAACTGAGGACACTGACGTGCAGAACATGAATGAGTATCTCAGCTCCTTCAAGGTGGCACAGTACGTCGTGCGGGAAGAAGACAAG ATTGAGGAAATTGAGCGAGAGATCATCAAGCAGGAGGAGAATGTGGACCCTGACTACTGGGAGAAGCTGCTGAGGCATCACTATGAGCAACAGCAAGAAGACCTAGCCCGGAATCTAGGCAAGGGCAAGCGGGTTCGCAAGCAAGTTAACTACAATGATGCTGCTCAGGAAGACCAAG ACAACCAGTCAGAGTACTCGGTGGGTTcagaggaggaggatgaagactTCGATGAACGTCCTGAAG GGCGTAGACAGTCAAAGAGGCAGCTCCGGAATGAGAAAGATAAGCCACTGCCTCCACTGCTGGCCCGAGTCGGGGGCAACATTGAG GTGCTGGGCTTCAACACCCGTCAGCGGAAGGCTTTCCTCAATGCTGTGATGCGCTGGGGGATGCCACCACAGGATGCCTTCACCACGCAGTGGCTGGTGCGGGACCTGAGGGGCAAGACTGAGAAGGAGTTTAA GGCCTATGTGTCTTTGTTCATGCGCCATCTGTGTGAGCCTGGGGCAGACGGCTCTGAAACCTTTGCCGATGGGGTCCCTCGGGAGGGACTGAGTCGCCAGCAGGTGTTGACCCGCATTGGAGTCATGTCTCTCGTCAAAAAGAAG GTGCAAGAGTTTGAGCACATCAATGGGCGTTGGTCAATGCCGGAACTGATGCCTGACCCCAGCGCCGACTCTAAGCGCTCCTCCAGAGCCTCCTCTCCTACCAAAACATCTCCCACCACTCCTGAGGCTTCTGCTACCAACAGTCCCTGCACCTCTAAACCTG CTACTCCAGCTCCAAGTGAGAAAGGAGAAGGCATAAGGACACCTCTTGAGAAGGAGGAAGCTGAAAACCAGGAGGAAAAGCCAGAGAAGAACAGCAGAATTGGggagaagatggagacagag GCTGATGCCCCGAGCCCAGCCCTATCACTTGGGGAGCGGCTGGAGCCAAGGAAGATTCCTCTAGAGGATGAGGTGCCAGGGGTGCCTGGAGAGATGGAGCCTGAACCTGGGTACCGTGGGGACAGAGAGAAGTCAG AAGATGTAAAAGGTGACCGGGAGCTTCGACCAGGGCCTCGAGATGAGCCACGGTCCAATGGGCGACGagaggaaaagacagagaagCCCCGGTTCATGTTCAATATCGCAGATGGTGGCTTCACAG AGCTTCACACACTGTGGCAGAATGAGGAACGGGCAGCTATTTCCTCGGGGAAACTCAATGAGATCTGGCACAGAAGACATGACTACTGGCTTCTGGCTGGGATTGTCCT CCATGGCTATGCACGGTGGCAGGACATCCAGAATGATGCTCAATTTGCCATTATCAACGAGCCATTTAAAACTGAAGCCAATAAGGGGAACTTTCTGGAGATGAAAAATAAGTTCCTGGCCCGGAGGTTCAAG CTCCTGGAGCAGGCGCTGGTGATTGAGGAGCAGCTGCGGCGGGCGGCCTACCTGAACCTGTCGCAGGAGCCGGCGCACCCCGCCATGGCCCTCCACGCCCGCTTCGCCGAGGCCGAGTGCCTGGCCGAGAGCCACCAGCACCTCTCCAAGGAGTCGCTGGCGGGGAACAAGCCGGCCAACGCCGTCCTGCACAAGG TTCTGAACCAGCTGGAGGAGTTGCTGAGCGACATGAAGGCGGACGTGACCCGCCTGCCAGCCACGCTGTCCCGAATACCCCCCATCGCAGCCCGCCTTCAGATGTCCGAGCGCAGCATCCTCAGCCGGCTGGCCAGCAAGGGCACGGAGCCTCACCCCACACCG GCCTTCCCCCCGGGTCCCTACGCTACACCTCCGGGGTACGGGGCGGCCTTCAGCGCCGCACCCGCAGGGGCCCTGGCCGCCGCAGGCGCCAATTACAGCCAGATGCCTGCAGGGTCCTTCATCACAG CCGCCACCAACGGCCCTCCAGTGCTggtgaagaaggagaaggaaatggtGGGGGCATTGGTGTCAGATGGGCTGGATCGGAAGGAGCCCCGAGCCGGGGAGGTGATCTGTATAGACGACTGA